The Streptomyces sp. NBC_00224 genome has a window encoding:
- a CDS encoding RNA polymerase sigma factor gives MTTTNDAQAPVTTALLPRAQAGDDRAMNDILLHIAPFVGRLCLPIAQSHSSDAAQEAMLAIFRGIRGLREPEAFYGWVRAVTVREAVRTSKRLSQGPTDDLTDRALDGNPLDTVHISDAMDRLPDQHRQVLMLRAVYGMNEEEMAATLALPVGTVRSRLHRARRNFQDAWHQQSA, from the coding sequence GTGACCACGACGAACGATGCGCAGGCCCCCGTCACCACGGCCCTGCTGCCGCGCGCACAGGCCGGGGACGACCGGGCCATGAACGACATCCTCCTGCACATCGCGCCCTTCGTCGGCCGGCTCTGTCTGCCGATCGCCCAGAGCCACAGCTCCGACGCCGCCCAGGAGGCCATGCTCGCCATATTCCGCGGCATCCGGGGGCTGCGCGAACCCGAGGCCTTCTACGGCTGGGTCCGCGCGGTCACCGTACGGGAGGCCGTCCGTACCTCGAAACGGCTGAGCCAGGGGCCCACGGACGACCTCACCGACCGCGCCCTGGACGGCAACCCCCTGGACACCGTCCACATCTCCGACGCCATGGACCGGCTGCCCGACCAGCACCGCCAAGTCCTCATGCTGCGCGCCGTCTACGGCATGAACGAGGAGGAGATGGCCGCGACGCTGGCCCTCCCCGTCGGCACCGTCCGCTCCCGGCTGCACCGAGCCCGCCGCAACTTCCAGGACGCCTGGCACCAGCAGTCGGCGTGA
- a CDS encoding condensation domain-containing protein: MQRKLCPVETIYVAQRSRAVLSCTVRGDLDEELFAAAFAAKVAEHPSLRCRIAVEDGAHVLQPMAADELPRLLVRDGGPDSFTEEFNTPLPVGGPLVRAVLLRGGDEHTVMLSVDHTITDGHSAIALQNALWDAYTALAGELPDGAAEYGEQWPSPISELLPPVSAQEAEEYLARRVERTRQAPVVCLPYEAVGTEREPGQPELAVQRVLLEPDDTARLLRFAKAEGVSVHGLIASAALTAVRHRLGGEPGARTLGCLSPVDLRSRLTPPLDREVMVPAVTSCLDVLEVAHDADPLTLARQVTENLHAAIERGDFLQELHLLPKVPQHPALLATSVIVTNMGRVSGPVTPDGLEVTDVRLAPAREHYFPEAGRGPVMACVVSFDGRLGIELPYSAGCFTHEQVDELRAALHTNLLAFAAHRDDAEDTVTVPA; this comes from the coding sequence ATGCAGCGCAAGTTATGCCCGGTCGAAACGATCTACGTGGCGCAGCGGAGCCGTGCCGTGCTCTCCTGCACCGTGCGCGGCGACCTCGACGAGGAGCTGTTCGCCGCGGCGTTCGCCGCCAAGGTCGCCGAGCACCCCTCGCTGCGCTGCCGGATCGCCGTCGAGGACGGGGCCCATGTGCTCCAGCCGATGGCGGCGGACGAACTGCCGAGGCTGCTGGTGCGCGACGGCGGGCCCGACTCCTTCACCGAGGAGTTCAACACCCCGCTGCCGGTCGGCGGTCCGCTGGTGCGGGCCGTGCTGCTGCGGGGCGGCGACGAGCACACCGTGATGCTCAGCGTCGACCACACCATCACCGACGGCCACAGCGCCATCGCCCTCCAGAACGCCCTGTGGGACGCCTACACCGCGCTTGCCGGTGAACTCCCCGACGGCGCCGCGGAGTACGGCGAACAGTGGCCGAGCCCCATCTCCGAACTGCTGCCGCCCGTCTCCGCGCAGGAGGCCGAGGAGTATCTCGCGCGCCGCGTCGAGCGGACCCGGCAGGCCCCCGTCGTCTGCCTGCCGTACGAGGCCGTGGGCACCGAGCGTGAACCCGGGCAGCCCGAACTCGCCGTACAGCGCGTGCTGTTGGAGCCCGACGACACCGCGCGGTTGCTGCGCTTCGCCAAGGCCGAGGGCGTGTCCGTGCACGGCCTGATCGCCTCAGCCGCCCTGACCGCCGTCCGCCACCGCCTCGGCGGCGAGCCCGGGGCGCGCACCCTCGGCTGTCTCTCCCCGGTGGACCTGCGCTCCCGGCTCACGCCGCCGCTGGACCGCGAAGTGATGGTGCCCGCCGTCACCTCCTGCCTGGACGTGCTCGAAGTGGCGCACGACGCCGACCCGCTGACCCTGGCCCGCCAGGTCACCGAGAATCTGCACGCGGCCATCGAGCGGGGCGACTTCCTCCAGGAACTGCACCTGCTGCCGAAGGTCCCGCAGCACCCCGCGCTCCTCGCCACCAGCGTGATCGTCACCAACATGGGCCGCGTCTCGGGCCCGGTGACCCCGGACGGTCTGGAGGTCACCGACGTACGCCTCGCCCCGGCCCGCGAGCACTACTTCCCCGAGGCCGGGCGCGGCCCCGTGATGGCGTGCGTGGTCTCCTTCGACGGTCGGCTCGGCATCGAACTGCCCTACAGCGCCGGGTGCTTCACCCACGAGCAGGTGGACGAGCTGCGCGCCGCCCTGCACACCAACCTGCTCGCGTTCGCCGCCCACCGCGACGACGCCGAGGACACGGTGACGGTGCCCGCGTGA